In Crateriforma spongiae, the following proteins share a genomic window:
- a CDS encoding YceH family protein encodes MTDSSDDAKSVPTPLSAEARRVLGVLIEKAKTTPDSYPMTLAAIVTACNQKSNRNPQMSMDEDDVLLALDHLREAGAAREIQGSGRVNKYRHAAYEWLDLDNPTSAVLTELLLRGPQTLGELRTRASRMYALDDLTAAQTAVDLLIAKGLVEPLTPPGRGQTFAHKLYPPQERQYLEAKMEKRANASATPADTKPAAPDQSVVEKILSRLDNLEAKLDAIEDRLGKLES; translated from the coding sequence ATGACCGATTCCTCCGACGATGCCAAGTCTGTCCCGACACCGCTGTCAGCCGAAGCCCGTCGCGTGCTGGGGGTCTTGATCGAAAAAGCCAAGACCACTCCGGACAGCTATCCCATGACGCTGGCCGCCATCGTGACCGCGTGCAATCAAAAGTCCAATCGCAACCCGCAGATGTCGATGGACGAAGACGACGTGCTGTTGGCTTTGGATCACTTGCGTGAAGCCGGCGCGGCACGCGAAATTCAGGGCAGCGGACGTGTCAATAAGTATCGCCATGCCGCATACGAATGGCTGGATCTGGACAACCCGACATCGGCCGTGCTGACGGAGTTGCTGTTGCGCGGCCCGCAAACGCTTGGCGAATTGCGGACCCGAGCGTCGCGGATGTATGCACTGGATGATTTGACGGCCGCACAGACGGCGGTCGACTTGTTGATCGCCAAAGGATTGGTCGAACCCTTGACGCCGCCCGGGCGCGGGCAGACGTTTGCTCACAAGCTGTACCCGCCGCAAGAACGGCAGTACTTGGAAGCCAAGATGGAGAAGCGTGCCAACGCTTCCGCGACGCCCGCCGATACCAAGCCCGCAGCGCCCGACCAAAGCGTCGTTGAGAAGATTCTTTCCAGGCTGGACAACTTGGAAGCCAAGTTGGATGCCATCGAAGATCGCCTGGGCAAGTTGGAATCTTAA
- a CDS encoding sulfatase family protein, producing the protein MHSTVHAAASLVVCAAAIVTNLLVAVDGHADQRPHIVMCFADDWGAYASAYAKLSPGGPSDVIHTPNFDRIAAEGVLFTNAYVSAPSCTPCRSSLLSGQHFWRCDRAAILQGAIWDGSIPSYPLMLEADGYRIGHTYKVWSPGTPKDEPHGGARTAFNSAGRRFNGFSQNAMKNPDRQAGKAALLREVRANVRSFLDADDDGRLDGDEPICYWFGPTNTHRKWIAGSGKELWGIDPDELKGKLPWFLPDVPVIRQDVADYLGEAMAFDASLAVVMDELRRVGIADDTLLVVSGDHGIPGVSRGKCNLYDLGTHVPLAIRWPKGIDHPGRVVSDFVSLPDLAVTFLDAAGVPPTENMTANSLSKILRSDQDGRIESQRDAVFTGRERHVAAAREGFLPYPQRAIRTDRYLYIINFEPNRTPMGDGPMVAGSDAEIPDEEKLRENTFAAYPDMDASPTKAFIVTHHDQYPDAFQAAVGTRPKFELYDVVADPHGKTNLADDPGMKAQRDALHQRLMDELIATEDPRVSQDVIFERSPWTDPNK; encoded by the coding sequence ATGCATTCCACCGTTCATGCCGCCGCTTCCTTGGTCGTCTGCGCCGCAGCGATCGTCACGAACCTGTTGGTCGCCGTTGATGGTCACGCCGACCAACGGCCACACATTGTCATGTGTTTCGCCGACGACTGGGGCGCGTACGCCAGTGCCTATGCAAAGTTGTCACCGGGTGGTCCCAGCGATGTGATCCACACCCCCAATTTCGACAGGATTGCTGCCGAGGGCGTGCTGTTCACCAATGCTTATGTCAGCGCACCATCCTGCACACCATGCCGGAGTTCGCTGTTGTCGGGCCAGCATTTTTGGCGGTGCGATCGCGCGGCGATTCTTCAGGGTGCCATCTGGGACGGTTCGATTCCCAGCTATCCGCTGATGCTGGAAGCCGACGGCTATCGGATCGGTCACACGTACAAGGTGTGGTCGCCTGGGACGCCCAAAGACGAACCGCACGGTGGCGCGCGAACCGCATTCAATTCCGCCGGAAGACGCTTCAACGGCTTTTCACAAAACGCGATGAAGAATCCGGATCGCCAGGCGGGCAAGGCGGCGTTGCTGCGTGAAGTCCGGGCGAACGTACGATCGTTCTTGGACGCCGACGACGACGGTCGCTTGGACGGCGATGAACCGATCTGTTACTGGTTCGGACCGACCAACACGCACCGCAAATGGATCGCCGGCAGTGGCAAAGAACTGTGGGGCATCGACCCGGATGAACTGAAAGGCAAATTGCCTTGGTTCTTGCCCGATGTCCCCGTCATCCGCCAAGACGTCGCCGATTACCTGGGCGAAGCGATGGCGTTTGACGCATCATTGGCCGTGGTGATGGATGAACTTCGTCGTGTCGGTATCGCCGACGACACCTTGCTGGTCGTCAGCGGTGACCACGGCATTCCCGGCGTGTCACGAGGCAAGTGCAACCTGTACGACTTGGGGACTCATGTCCCGTTGGCCATCCGCTGGCCCAAGGGCATCGACCATCCGGGGCGAGTCGTCAGTGATTTTGTCAGCTTGCCCGACTTGGCCGTCACGTTTCTGGATGCCGCCGGCGTGCCGCCAACGGAAAACATGACCGCCAACTCATTGAGCAAAATTCTTCGCAGCGACCAAGACGGACGTATCGAATCGCAACGTGACGCCGTCTTTACCGGACGGGAACGACACGTCGCGGCGGCGCGGGAAGGCTTCCTGCCGTATCCTCAGCGAGCGATCCGCACCGACCGATACCTTTACATCATCAACTTTGAACCGAACCGGACCCCGATGGGTGATGGCCCGATGGTGGCCGGATCGGATGCCGAAATTCCCGACGAAGAAAAGTTACGAGAGAATACCTTCGCGGCTTACCCCGACATGGACGCCAGTCCGACCAAAGCATTCATTGTGACGCATCACGATCAGTATCCGGACGCCTTTCAAGCCGCCGTCGGCACACGCCCCAAGTTCGAACTTTATGACGTTGTTGCGGATCCGCACGGCAAGACGAATTTGGCAGACGATCCCGGTATGAAAGCCCAGCGTGACGCACTGCATCAGCGACTGATGGACGAATTGATCGCCACCGAAGATCCACGCGTATCGCAAGATGTCATTTTTGAACGATCCCCGTGGACCGATCCCAATAAATAG
- a CDS encoding DNA-3-methyladenine glycosylase I, whose amino-acid sequence MTKQNDDGVITDDNATPRCWWCGSDPEYVRYHDDEWGMPVDDDRRLFEKIVLEGFQSGLSWLTILRKRDNFRRAFADFDFHRVAAFDDADVQRLVGDAGIVRHRGKIRSAINNARQAVAAVDHHGSLAKWFWSFEPERSAPIQRRDEVPAITDESKAMAKTLKKAGWTFVGPTTCYAFMQSMGMVNDHIIGCRTYHKVESARKKFKRP is encoded by the coding sequence ATGACGAAGCAAAACGACGACGGAGTGATCACCGACGACAATGCAACGCCGCGGTGTTGGTGGTGCGGCAGTGATCCGGAATATGTTCGCTATCACGACGACGAATGGGGCATGCCGGTGGACGACGATCGTCGGCTGTTCGAAAAGATCGTTCTGGAGGGTTTCCAGTCGGGGCTGTCATGGCTGACGATCCTACGGAAACGCGATAACTTTCGCCGCGCGTTCGCGGATTTTGATTTTCATCGTGTTGCCGCCTTTGACGATGCCGATGTGCAGCGTCTGGTCGGCGATGCCGGCATCGTACGGCACCGCGGCAAAATCCGATCGGCCATCAACAACGCTCGGCAAGCCGTGGCGGCCGTTGATCACCACGGTTCGCTTGCCAAGTGGTTCTGGTCCTTTGAACCGGAGCGGTCCGCGCCCATCCAACGACGCGACGAAGTTCCGGCGATCACCGACGAATCCAAAGCGATGGCGAAAACGCTGAAGAAAGCCGGGTGGACATTCGTCGGCCCGACCACCTGTTACGCATTCATGCAGTCGATGGGCATGGTGAACGACCACATCATCGGTTGTCGAACGTACCACAAAGTCGAGTCGGCGCGAAAGAAGTTCAAACGACCTTGA
- a CDS encoding sodium-translocating pyrophosphatase yields the protein MIVAVIWTSGVIASLVALAWAWKFYRQMMAADEGDDQMRSIAQSVRDGAAAYLNQQNKVVTIVFLLVTILLVWLSFGLRVQSGFVPVAFLTGGLFSGLCGWFGMKTATQASSRTAAAAQRSLNEGLQVAFRSGAVMGLCVVGMGLLYICLWLGILYWLVPWIGGADQAFSLSTLSVTMLSFGMGASAQALFARVGGGIFTKAADVGADLVGKVEQSLKEDSPRNPATIADNVGDNVGDVAGMGADLYESYCGSILAAAALGVAAFTSSRTVPDGMSTEEAQVRALMLPIAIAAAGILLSIVGIYAVRTDGDTSQKSLLRALDRGINRSTLLIIAASLLLSWFLVPWAPGGIWLGVIPGVSISIIVGLAAGWLIGKWTEYSTSDEYRPTQRLAEQAETGPATIIIGGVADGMQSVWFPVVVICFAMFAAFGVANGFEFDDDRTFPLGLYGVGIAAVGMLSSLGITLATDAYGPIADNAGGNAEMSGLDPMVRDRTDALDSLGNTTAATGKGFAIGSAALTALALFAASVEAVREGMDRWGREVTSTAAEDGFYKLSNKLVVEKVGTESTTYLVMPKPNTDPSSDWLSVPGGTAMETGQVVRQSAADVIDAPPTESGKLILAASAGNPMVSTADASLRDFLTFFDANIINPRVLMGIFLGAMSTFLFCALTMKSVGRAARQMMLEVRRQFTENPGILDGSATPDYQTPIQISTKAAQREMVVPSLLGLLLPIVVGLLLDVAGVLGLLAGCLTSGFCLAVFMANSGGSWDNAKKYIEAGHHGGKGQEPHKAAVVGDTVGDPFKDTSGPSLNILIKLMSMVSVVAAGLIVRYAL from the coding sequence ATGATCGTGGCGGTGATTTGGACCTCGGGTGTGATTGCATCATTGGTTGCCTTGGCTTGGGCATGGAAGTTCTATCGCCAAATGATGGCGGCCGACGAAGGCGACGATCAAATGCGATCGATCGCCCAAAGTGTTCGTGACGGTGCGGCGGCGTATCTGAATCAGCAGAACAAAGTGGTCACGATCGTCTTTTTGCTGGTCACGATCCTGTTGGTGTGGCTGTCCTTTGGGCTTCGCGTCCAAAGCGGCTTTGTTCCGGTGGCGTTTCTGACCGGCGGATTGTTCAGCGGTCTGTGCGGTTGGTTCGGCATGAAAACCGCCACGCAGGCCAGCAGCCGCACGGCCGCCGCGGCCCAGCGTTCGTTGAACGAAGGTCTGCAAGTGGCCTTCCGCAGCGGCGCCGTGATGGGCTTGTGCGTGGTCGGCATGGGATTGTTGTACATCTGTCTTTGGCTGGGCATTTTGTACTGGCTGGTCCCCTGGATCGGCGGCGCCGACCAAGCCTTCAGCCTGTCAACGCTGTCGGTGACGATGCTTTCCTTCGGGATGGGTGCCAGCGCCCAAGCGTTGTTCGCACGCGTCGGCGGCGGCATCTTCACCAAAGCTGCCGACGTCGGTGCGGACTTGGTCGGCAAGGTGGAACAAAGCTTGAAAGAAGATTCGCCTCGCAATCCTGCCACGATCGCCGATAACGTCGGGGACAACGTCGGCGATGTGGCCGGAATGGGCGCGGATCTGTATGAGTCCTATTGCGGATCCATTCTTGCCGCTGCCGCGTTAGGTGTTGCCGCGTTCACGTCATCGCGAACCGTGCCCGATGGCATGTCGACCGAAGAAGCCCAAGTCCGCGCATTGATGTTACCGATCGCCATCGCGGCCGCAGGCATCCTACTTTCGATCGTTGGCATCTATGCGGTCCGCACCGATGGCGACACGTCGCAAAAGTCATTGCTGCGTGCGTTGGATCGTGGCATCAACCGATCCACGCTGTTGATCATCGCCGCGTCGCTGTTGCTTTCTTGGTTCTTGGTACCGTGGGCGCCCGGCGGCATTTGGCTGGGGGTGATCCCCGGCGTTTCGATCAGCATCATCGTCGGATTGGCCGCAGGTTGGCTGATCGGCAAGTGGACGGAATACTCCACCAGCGACGAATACCGGCCGACGCAACGATTGGCCGAACAAGCCGAAACAGGGCCCGCGACCATCATCATCGGCGGCGTCGCCGACGGGATGCAAAGCGTCTGGTTTCCTGTGGTCGTGATCTGCTTTGCGATGTTTGCCGCCTTCGGCGTTGCCAACGGATTCGAATTCGATGACGACCGCACCTTTCCGCTGGGCTTGTACGGCGTGGGGATTGCCGCGGTGGGCATGCTCAGTTCACTCGGCATCACGCTGGCAACGGACGCTTATGGTCCGATCGCCGACAATGCGGGAGGCAATGCCGAAATGTCGGGACTGGATCCGATGGTCCGCGATCGCACCGACGCCTTGGACAGCTTGGGCAACACGACCGCGGCGACCGGCAAGGGTTTCGCCATCGGGTCGGCCGCACTGACCGCGTTGGCTTTGTTTGCCGCGTCGGTCGAAGCGGTTCGCGAAGGCATGGATCGCTGGGGACGCGAGGTCACGTCGACCGCCGCCGAAGACGGTTTTTACAAGCTGTCGAACAAACTGGTCGTTGAAAAGGTCGGTACCGAATCGACGACGTATCTGGTCATGCCAAAACCCAACACAGATCCATCGTCGGATTGGCTAAGCGTTCCCGGCGGTACAGCGATGGAAACCGGTCAAGTCGTTCGTCAAAGCGCAGCCGACGTGATCGATGCACCACCGACGGAATCGGGTAAATTGATTTTGGCCGCATCGGCGGGCAACCCCATGGTGTCCACCGCCGATGCATCGCTGCGTGATTTCCTGACCTTCTTTGACGCCAACATCATCAACCCACGGGTGCTGATGGGCATTTTCCTGGGGGCGATGAGCACGTTCCTGTTTTGCGCTTTGACGATGAAATCGGTTGGCCGCGCGGCGCGGCAAATGATGTTGGAAGTCCGCCGACAGTTCACCGAAAACCCGGGAATTCTGGATGGATCGGCAACGCCGGATTACCAAACGCCGATCCAAATCAGCACCAAAGCCGCGCAGCGTGAAATGGTCGTCCCAAGTCTGTTGGGTCTGCTGTTGCCGATCGTCGTCGGCTTGTTGCTGGACGTCGCCGGTGTGTTGGGGTTGCTGGCCGGGTGCCTGACCAGCGGATTCTGCTTGGCCGTGTTCATGGCCAACAGCGGCGGCAGTTGGGACAACGCCAAAAAGTACATCGAAGCCGGTCATCATGGCGGCAAAGGCCAGGAACCTCACAAAGCCGCCGTCGTCGGGGACACCGTCGGCGATCCGTTCAAAGACACCAGCGGTCCCAGTTTGAACATCTTGATCAAGCTGATGAGTATGGTCAGCGTCGTCGCCGCCGGACTGATCGTCCGCTATGCGTTGTGA
- the trpD gene encoding anthranilate phosphoribosyltransferase has translation MTTFDDAIRQASAGEDLSADQTSNLIDAMLRGDADSQSVADLLMALREKGEAVSELVGAARAMRRHMTPIPHRHPILLDTCGTGGSGSGTFNISTAVAILAAACGVPVAKHGNRKATSHSGSADVLEELGVKIESDAESVAKCLDEIDICFCFAAKLHPAMKHVVSVRRSLGVPTLFNLLGPLCNPAGATHQLLGTSTPLAQQKIAAALSQLGTQRAFVIHADDGQDEVSLEGVTHVVDVRDHASEPIQWTAASFGFPPCGVEALAAKDPAESARIIRAIFEGQPGPRRDTVVAGAAAALVLVGRMTDVREAAETAAAAIDDGGAMKKLQQLIDIGQGG, from the coding sequence ATGACGACGTTTGACGACGCGATCCGCCAGGCTTCGGCCGGCGAAGACCTGTCCGCCGACCAAACCAGCAATCTGATCGATGCGATGTTGCGGGGCGATGCAGATTCGCAATCGGTCGCCGATCTGTTGATGGCGCTTCGCGAAAAGGGCGAAGCGGTCAGCGAATTGGTCGGGGCCGCTCGGGCGATGCGTCGTCACATGACACCGATCCCGCACCGACACCCGATCCTGTTGGACACTTGCGGGACCGGCGGCAGCGGCAGCGGCACCTTCAACATCAGCACCGCCGTGGCAATTCTTGCCGCCGCGTGTGGCGTCCCGGTCGCCAAGCATGGCAATCGCAAGGCGACCAGCCACAGCGGATCAGCCGACGTCTTGGAAGAATTGGGCGTCAAAATTGAAAGCGATGCCGAATCGGTCGCCAAGTGTTTGGACGAAATCGACATCTGTTTCTGTTTCGCCGCCAAACTGCATCCGGCTATGAAGCATGTCGTGTCGGTGCGTCGCAGTTTGGGAGTTCCCACGTTGTTCAATCTGTTGGGCCCGCTGTGCAATCCGGCCGGCGCGACGCACCAGCTGTTGGGCACGTCGACGCCGCTTGCCCAACAGAAGATCGCCGCGGCCCTTTCCCAATTGGGAACACAGCGTGCGTTTGTGATCCATGCCGATGACGGCCAAGATGAGGTGTCGTTGGAGGGTGTGACGCACGTCGTGGATGTGAGAGACCATGCGAGCGAGCCGATTCAGTGGACCGCGGCGTCCTTCGGATTTCCGCCTTGTGGTGTTGAAGCCTTGGCGGCCAAAGACCCGGCCGAAAGTGCGCGAATCATCCGAGCGATCTTCGAAGGCCAACCGGGACCACGTCGAGATACCGTGGTGGCCGGCGCCGCGGCGGCCTTGGTGTTGGTCGGTCGCATGACCGATGTTCGCGAAGCGGCCGAAACAGCTGCTGCGGCGATTGATGACGGTGGTGCGATGAAGAAACTGCAGCAACTGATCGATATCGGTCAAGGCGGCTGA